The genomic segment ATGACCGAGACATCGATCAGCAGCAGCAGGGCCAGCACCGGCCCGGCGACTAACAACGTCGTCATCATGATACGGTCGAGAAGGGCCAGACATTCCATTGCCCCTTGCGCTGTGACGGCAGGCAGAAACTGATAGACAGGCCACACTAGGTAGCTGCCATAAAGGCCGCTCACCATGGTCTGCAGCCCGCCGACCAGAACGAAGATCGTAACTGCGGTAATACCGAGAAAAAGCCCGGTTCCGGACGCTTGGCTATGCGTCGCGGGATCCTCCCCCGCAACTTGGCTTGAAATTCCTCGTTGTGTATCGATGATGTCTCCGACTGCCTGTATGCTCCATAGTGGAATACTGAGCAGGATGCCGAGCATAAGACCGACGAACACCTCCTTCAGGCCAAGCATGGTGACGCTGACTAGGCGCGTGTTCGGGTCCAAGGCCTGCAGACCTAGCTTGATGTGAGCGAGGCACGGCAGGCCGATCGCAATCGTCAGGCTTCCCCGAACCAAACCGCTGATGCGCGGCCGGGTGAATACGGGAAGCACCAGCATGATGCCGAGGGCGCGGGCCGCACTCAGGCCGGCTGCGGCCACGAGCTCGATCGTGCCCTGAACGAGAGCTTGCGCCTCTGCGGGTGACAGGCCAGCCATCCAACCTCTGCTAGTATCTTGCGGTAAGTGCTGGAAACTCACTGAAGATGTGCTCGGCCTGGTCGATCAGTGGAGCGCTGAGCACGGGAGAAAACCCGGCGAGCACGGCGACGACAACCAGAAGCTTGACCGTCAGTGGCAGGGTTTGATCCTGGAGCTGAGTTGCCGCCTGGATGAGGCCAATGATCAGCCCAGAGATGAGAGCTGCGAGCAGCGGCGGCAGAACCCAGATCATGAAGAGCACGAGAGATTGACTCAGGTGTGTAAGGATGCTGGCTTCGTTCATGGTCAACCTCCTGGCGTCGTGTAGCTTAATACCAGCCCGTGCATGAGACGTGACCAGCCGTCGATCGTGACGAACAAAAAGAGCTTGAAGGGGACAGATATCACCGTGGGGGATACCATCGACATACCCATTGCCATCAAAATCGTCGTTACAATGAGATCGATCGTGATGAAGGGAAGATAGAGAAGAAAGCCGATTTCGAATCCACGCTTGAGTTCGGAGATCAAAAACGACGGCACGAGAATCGCAAAATCATCTGCCGTGGCGCTGCCGCGCATGTCCTCCGACCAGACGTGTTCCGTTGAGGACAGGAAGAAGCGGCGCTGCTCTTCATTAGTGAATTTCTTCAGATGAGCTCGGAGCGGCTCCTGTCCCTCCTTGGCGGCCGTCACCCAGTCATCGAAACTTTGGTAGCGAAGTTGCGGATCGGTAAGCCGGTTATAGGTCTGCTCGAACACCGGAGCGCTGATGAACACGGTCAGGATCAGTGCCGCTCCGTAAAGCACGATGTTCGGCGGTATCGATTGAGTCCCCAGCGCATTGCGCACGAGGAAGAGAACAACCGAGACCTTGATAAAGGCGGTCGTTGTCACGACTGCAAAGGCCAGCAGGCCAAGGCCGACGGTGATCGCAAGAAGCGCAAGGATGCTGGGTTGAACCTCAGTCATTAAGCGTCAACCTGCCGCGCAGCCTGACGGCCAGCTCGTCCCCAATCCGCACGATGTCGCCCCGGCCGATACGTTGGCCGTTGGCAAGGATATCCACCGGCCCATCCAGAGGCCGGCCAAGTTCGAACACGTGGCCTTCGTTGAGGGTACGCAAGGTTCCCAAGGGCATCGGCCAGCGGCCACATTCGAATATGAGTGTAATCTCGATGCTGTCGATATCCGCCTCTGATGGAGGCTGCTGTTGCACCTGGCTTTGGGGCATCATGTTTTCACTTGTTAGGGGGTGGAATCGCGAGCGGAATGGTCCTCGCAGTACCAGCCTGTCGCCACCGATGTCTGCAGGGGCCCACAATCGGTCTGCAGCGAGAATGATCTGGCCTCGCGCGAGTGGAATTACGTCCGGGAGCAGCGCGTCGCCTTGCTCTGCTCGGCGAAGAATGCCGATCGCGACGCGAAGCGAACCGACTTGACCTGCAACGATGACCGGGAGTTCGGAGGGCAGCCTGGCCGTTTGTCGCGGCAATCGGCCGAGCAGCTCGCCGAGCGCGGTGAAAGCCGGCGGAACGGGACCGTCAAGTGGCGAGAATAGAAGCAGCCGCGCCTGGCTGGCGAGCTCGCCATAGGCGACGTCAAATTCAAGATAAGGCCTAATATTCGGCGCCTCCTCGGTGCGAACAAGCTGCAGTTTGCGCTGCATCAATCTTTCCAGCGGGGCAAGCAAGGGTTCCAGCGCAAGTTCCAGGACCAGCGAACGCGTCGGCTCAGAAGGTAAGGTAAGGCCATCCTGCACGGTCGCAATCAGCGCTTCCGCAAGCGGAGCTGGCAAGGACAGAATCAAGGTTTCGCCATTTACGTCGAAGACGCAGTCAAGCATCGACGTCACAGCCGGCTCCACCTGCCAGACGGTTCGGCTCACGCGAACAGACATCGGCTTCTCGCCGAGGCGCGCTTGCAGAGGCGCACGCGACGCTGCGATCTCGTTGAGCCACGAGGTCACGGCGCGCGAGAGGATCATCGTCGGTATGAAGGCTGCGCGTTCAGCCGGCCGATATGGCGCGGATGCGGCTTCCGCGTCGCAGGCCCCTAGCTCGCGCGGGAGAGGATCTGCAATCATGTTCGCTCACCTCCCGTCTGCCCTGATCGGCCTCGCCGGTAGCGGAGCAAGACTTCATCATCGGCTTCGATTTCGGCGGCAGCCTCGAAATGTGCATCCGTGATGCGCCGAACGTCGTGATCGATCTCACGCCATTTCTGGCTCGCCGCTGAACGCTTGGTCCAAACGGATCGGGCCTCAAGAACCGCAGCCTCAGCTTGCTCTTGAGCAGCACGGGCCTCGTCAAGAGCCCGCTGCGCCGCTTTGATCTCGTCTGTGAGTCGCCCGATGATGAGATGATAGCGTCGCTGCAATTCGCACACAGATATCGCATCGGCCGCTAGCATTTCCCGATAGAGCTCCGCCTCGAGCTTTGCGCGGCGCTCTTCGGCATGTGCAAGATGCTCGCAAGCTTCTTGGACAGCTTGAACCGCGAGGTGGCGCTTGGCTTCCATGTTGGACAATTCACGAAGGGCGCTTCGTTCCCGCATATCCTTTACGAGCCGCAGCTTTGAGGCGTGAGCGGGACTTAGGCCGTTAGACGCGATATCCATGCGACCGTCTCCTCAAAGCTGCACGCCTCACCCTGTCCCTGGCGCAAAAAGGCCCGCAGCTGCTCGATTGAGGCGATTGCTCGATCTGTCAGCGGATCAGAGCCTTGCTTGTATTCACCGACCTTGATCAAGAACTCGGCCTCAGCGTAGCGTGAGAGCAGATCACGGAAGAAAGATGCCGCCTTGCGATGCGGCACCGACACGATCGCATCCATGACACGGCTGCGGCTTGACAGCACATCAATAGCCGGAAAATGCTCCCGAGAGGCCAGCGCGCGGGACAGAATAATGTGGCCATCAAGGATGCCGCGTGATTCTTCCGCTATTGGATCGCCGGTGCTGTCACCTTCGACAAGCACCGTATAGAAGGCCGTAATGGAGCCATGCTCGCCCATGCCGGCGCGCTCCAACAAGCCCGGCAACAGCGCGAAAACGGAGGGCGGAAATCCGCGCCGGGTCGGCGGCTCTCCTGCGGCGAGGCCGATTTCACGCATGGCGCGGCTAAAGCGCGTCAACGAATCCATCATCAAAACGACGCGAAGCCCCTGATCCCGAAAATATTCCGCCAGTGCTGTCGCCATGTGGGCGCATTGGGCCCGCTCCATCGCCGAACGGTCAGAGGTCTCCACTACAACGACGGAACGGTGGAGGGCTTCGCCAAGATGACGTTCGATGAATTCACGCACCTCTCGACCGCGCTCGCCGATCAGCGCAACGATGGTGACGTCGGCCGCCGCGCCTCTTACGATTTGCGACATCAGCGTCGACTTGCCGCAACCCGCATCGCCATAGATTCCGATCCGCTGACCTTCTCCACATGTCAGAAGGCCATCCAGGACACGAACGCCTAGCGGGAACGGCTGTTCAATCCCGCGCCGTTTCATCGGATTCGGCGCCCTGCCGCGTAGCGGTCTGGTTTCGCTGGCTTTTATCAGGCCCTTGCCATCGAGCGGTCGGCCAAAACTGTCGATGACGCGGCCGAGCAAATCTGGGCCGACAGCCACTTCCTGCATTCGCCCGGTCGTCACCACCTCCGCACGATTGGACAGCCCCACCATGTCCCCGATGGGCGTGAGTAACACCCCGTCCGGCAACAGGCCGATAACCTCGGCCTCGAGCGACCATCCGCTACGAGGATCCTGCAATAGGCATAGCTCTCCGACCCGAGCCTCCGGCAAGACGGCGTGCAGGAGCGTGCCCACCGCCCGCGTGATCCGGCCGCGGATGGCGCGTGTATCGATGTGCTTGGCGGAAGATCTCAAGGACGAGAGTGCGGCCTCTACAGTAGCTTCTGTGGCGGCGGCATCGTAGGTTGGTCGCTGCACAGTCACGATTGAGCTTCCTCTGACAAGCCAAACCCGAGACGCAGCGCGCGGAGCTGCGCGGCAAGTCCAAGATCGACATTACCAAACTCGCTCCACAAGACACATTGGTCCGCACTCAGCGCCGGATCCGCCTCAATCCTGACCTTCGGCCGGCCCTCAAGTCCGTCATAGTCCTTGAACTCACTGGCGAGCAGGTCGACCCTCAGGGGGGGTACATGGAGGCAAACCTCCGTGTTCTTGTATCTTTGCTCGATGGCATGACGAACGCCGTGGACCAGCAGCTCACCCGGGTCAAACGCGCCAAGCAGATCGCGAACGATCTCGAAGACCAGTTGCGGCAATTCCCGCTCCAGACGCGCCTTGCGCTGGGCCACTTCAAAAGTCGCCTGCGCAATCAGCCGCGCCATTTCCTCTGCGCCAGCCTTTGCACCCTCGGCGCGACCCCGCGCCCGTTCCCGCTCATAAGCCTGGCGTGCCCACCCGCGAACCCGCTGCAGATGCCGCTCGGCAGCGGCTCGCGCCCGTACGGCATCGTGCCAGATCTCAAGCTGCGCAGCTGGGATCAGCGGTCCAAGTGGCCGAATCTGCGGGGCCGCGGGTGATGCGGGGTCATCGGCCGTCATACTCCGGCAGCCTCTGTACGCAAATGCGCCATGACGAGCGAAAGCAGCGGGCCCGCTGCGCTACGGTGTTCAGCAGTTGGACTCTCGGCCGCCGTCCCAACAGGCAAGCGTAGAAGCACGCGGATACGACCAAGCGATGAAGTCTGTTCGAGCCAGGCGCCGAGACAAGCGTGCCCATCATATTCGATTTGTCGCGACAATTGCTCCGGTTCGACGATCGGGGTCATTGCGACGGCACTGGATAAATGCCGGACTGCGAACGCATGCGCTTCGGCACCGATCACCTGCACTAATATCGTCAGATCGTGCCTGGAAACCAACTTGAGGATGGAGCGTGCATGCCAGATGCTGCCCGCGAGCAGCGCAGCCCGCCGCGGATCATGCCCAAGGAGAGCATCTTCGTCCCAGTCGGCGCAGCTCACCTCCACCTCGCTGCCCAGCAGCAGTTCGGCGAGCCTTGGCTGCAGCCTGGCACTCTGCTGTAGCCGAGCCAACGTGGAAGACGAAAGCAGCGGGTCAAGAAGCCCAGCAAAACGATCGGGATCGACCGAGGCAGCAAGCTCGCGCAGCCGATCGACTGCGAGCGTGAACGAATGATTGAGTTTTGTGGATGACATTGATGCCGACATGAGCGTCCAGACTATGTCGCATCAGCAATCAACTTTTTGTCCGTCGCCTGCTCAGCAGACACGCGCGAGCCCCTACCAAACATGCTCAGTTTGCGCGATGATCGTCCAAACTGACGCATGCGCGGGCCCAGCAATACGCAAGATACGATGCCGAATAGCGCTCCGGCGCCTCCCACAGCAAGCGGAAGTAACGGCGCTGAGCCCGCTCTCGCTGACTGCGCCGTAGGGACTACCGGCGCGGCAGACTGCTCGATTGGAGCGCGCTCGACCGGCACGAAGACGACCGCGACCTTGTCATAGGACAGGCCTTCAATGCTGTTTGCGACGAGCATCTTGATCTGCGGCAACAGTGCCGAGAGCTTCGCGCTGGAGCCATGGCGAATGAAGACCGAGGCTGAGGACGGGGTCGCATCTTGTCGCAACAAGTCGTTCTTCGGCAGAACGACGTGGACGCGTGCTGAAAGGACGCCATCTATA from the Bradyrhizobium sp. WBAH42 genome contains:
- a CDS encoding EscS/YscS/HrcS family type III secretion system export apparatus protein, whose amino-acid sequence is MNEASILTHLSQSLVLFMIWVLPPLLAALISGLIIGLIQAATQLQDQTLPLTVKLLVVVAVLAGFSPVLSAPLIDQAEHIFSEFPALTARY
- a CDS encoding nodulation protein NolU; the protein is MSASMSSTKLNHSFTLAVDRLRELAASVDPDRFAGLLDPLLSSSTLARLQQSARLQPRLAELLLGSEVEVSCADWDEDALLGHDPRRAALLAGSIWHARSILKLVSRHDLTILVQVIGAEAHAFAVRHLSSAVAMTPIVEPEQLSRQIEYDGHACLGAWLEQTSSLGRIRVLLRLPVGTAAESPTAEHRSAAGPLLSLVMAHLRTEAAGV
- the sctL gene encoding type III secretion system stator protein SctL gives rise to the protein MTADDPASPAAPQIRPLGPLIPAAQLEIWHDAVRARAAAERHLQRVRGWARQAYERERARGRAEGAKAGAEEMARLIAQATFEVAQRKARLERELPQLVFEIVRDLLGAFDPGELLVHGVRHAIEQRYKNTEVCLHVPPLRVDLLASEFKDYDGLEGRPKVRIEADPALSADQCVLWSEFGNVDLGLAAQLRALRLGFGLSEEAQS
- the sctQ gene encoding type III secretion system cytoplasmic ring protein SctQ, yielding MIADPLPRELGACDAEAASAPYRPAERAAFIPTMILSRAVTSWLNEIAASRAPLQARLGEKPMSVRVSRTVWQVEPAVTSMLDCVFDVNGETLILSLPAPLAEALIATVQDGLTLPSEPTRSLVLELALEPLLAPLERLMQRKLQLVRTEEAPNIRPYLEFDVAYGELASQARLLLFSPLDGPVPPAFTALGELLGRLPRQTARLPSELPVIVAGQVGSLRVAIGILRRAEQGDALLPDVIPLARGQIILAADRLWAPADIGGDRLVLRGPFRSRFHPLTSENMMPQSQVQQQPPSEADIDSIEITLIFECGRWPMPLGTLRTLNEGHVFELGRPLDGPVDILANGQRIGRGDIVRIGDELAVRLRGRLTLND
- the sctN gene encoding type III secretion system ATPase SctN, translating into MTVQRPTYDAAATEATVEAALSSLRSSAKHIDTRAIRGRITRAVGTLLHAVLPEARVGELCLLQDPRSGWSLEAEVIGLLPDGVLLTPIGDMVGLSNRAEVVTTGRMQEVAVGPDLLGRVIDSFGRPLDGKGLIKASETRPLRGRAPNPMKRRGIEQPFPLGVRVLDGLLTCGEGQRIGIYGDAGCGKSTLMSQIVRGAAADVTIVALIGERGREVREFIERHLGEALHRSVVVVETSDRSAMERAQCAHMATALAEYFRDQGLRVVLMMDSLTRFSRAMREIGLAAGEPPTRRGFPPSVFALLPGLLERAGMGEHGSITAFYTVLVEGDSTGDPIAEESRGILDGHIILSRALASREHFPAIDVLSSRSRVMDAIVSVPHRKAASFFRDLLSRYAEAEFLIKVGEYKQGSDPLTDRAIASIEQLRAFLRQGQGEACSFEETVAWISRLTA
- the sctR gene encoding type III secretion system export apparatus subunit SctR — its product is MTEVQPSILALLAITVGLGLLAFAVVTTTAFIKVSVVLFLVRNALGTQSIPPNIVLYGAALILTVFISAPVFEQTYNRLTDPQLRYQSFDDWVTAAKEGQEPLRAHLKKFTNEEQRRFFLSSTEHVWSEDMRGSATADDFAILVPSFLISELKRGFEIGFLLYLPFITIDLIVTTILMAMGMSMVSPTVISVPFKLFLFVTIDGWSRLMHGLVLSYTTPGG
- the sctJ gene encoding type III secretion system inner membrane ring lipoprotein SctJ, with amino-acid sequence MTGDMKRGSCGGRQSWRRLRMCLAMPLLLSLIGCKADLYTKIQEREANEMLALLLGKGVDAARVVAKDGTSTIQVEEKQLAYSIDLLNVEGLPRQSFKNLGEVFKGSGLVASPIEERARYVYALSEELSRTISDIDGVLSARVHVVLPKNDLLRQDATPSSASVFIRHGSSAKLSALLPQIKMLVANSIEGLSYDKVAVVFVPVERAPIEQSAAPVVPTAQSARAGSAPLLPLAVGGAGALFGIVSCVLLGPRMRQFGRSSRKLSMFGRGSRVSAEQATDKKLIADAT
- the sctT gene encoding type III secretion system export apparatus subunit SctT, whose product is MAGLSPAEAQALVQGTIELVAAAGLSAARALGIMLVLPVFTRPRISGLVRGSLTIAIGLPCLAHIKLGLQALDPNTRLVSVTMLGLKEVFVGLMLGILLSIPLWSIQAVGDIIDTQRGISSQVAGEDPATHSQASGTGLFLGITAVTIFVLVGGLQTMVSGLYGSYLVWPVYQFLPAVTAQGAMECLALLDRIMMTTLLVAGPVLALLLLIDVSVMMLGRFASQLKLNDLSPMIKNVAFGVIMVSYAIYLLEYAGAEILTSNNMLEDLQKLLK